The proteins below are encoded in one region of Myxococcales bacterium:
- a CDS encoding twin-arginine translocase TatA/TatE family subunit: MGVGPWQLAVIVLFLLLLFGAGRLGGIGRGLGEAVRAFKNSMNDAGRRRARGKADDADDDDDDPGERQLPKRKKRVAQAPDTVLNKRHVRARRRAEPDDNDDNDDERN; this comes from the coding sequence ATGGGTGTCGGCCCCTGGCAGCTGGCTGTCATCGTCCTGTTTCTGCTGCTCCTGTTCGGTGCTGGTCGACTGGGAGGAATCGGTCGCGGTCTCGGAGAGGCGGTCCGGGCTTTCAAGAACAGCATGAACGATGCTGGGCGTCGGCGGGCGCGGGGCAAGGCGGACGACGCAGACGATGACGATGACGACCCCGGCGAGCGGCAGCTCCCCAAGCGCAAGAAGCGTGTGGCACAGGCTCCGGACACGGTATTGAACAAGAGACACGTCAGGGCGCGGCGCAGAGCCGAGCCGGACGACAACGACGACAACGACGACGAGAGGAACTGA
- a CDS encoding pyridoxal phosphate-dependent aminotransferase — translation MPRQFAKRLDRVAPSATLAMTAKAAELKAAGRKIYAFGVGEPDFETPEHIRQAAERGIATSSHYTAVQGTLSLRQAICEATARDRGWRPTPDQVTVCVGAKHALFNLAMVLCEPGDEVVIPAPYWVSYPEQVRLFGAEAKIVETSVENGFRVTPEALDAAIGPNTKAVILCTPSNPSGAAYDASELRALAAVLAKHDVWVIVDEIYADLTYDGFEHVSLAKLAPELADRLIVVDGVSKTYAMTGWRIGWAITPPALAKALLKVQGQSTTNPTAVAQVAAEAALLGPREPMIAMAKVFAERRRRMVEGLNQIPGIRCDWPRGAFYAFPDVTGLYGIRWGDKKLESASDVSLWQLDVCGIAAVAGEPFGAPGHVRYSYAAAESVIDEALSVLAAAVARAQR, via the coding sequence TTGCCGAGGCAATTCGCAAAGCGACTGGACCGCGTGGCACCGAGTGCAACGCTGGCCATGACCGCAAAGGCGGCGGAGCTCAAGGCGGCCGGACGGAAGATCTACGCCTTCGGTGTCGGTGAGCCCGACTTCGAGACGCCGGAGCACATTCGCCAAGCCGCAGAGCGCGGCATCGCGACGAGCTCACACTACACCGCGGTGCAAGGAACGCTCAGCTTGCGCCAGGCAATCTGCGAGGCCACGGCACGCGACCGCGGCTGGCGCCCCACCCCCGACCAGGTGACCGTGTGTGTGGGCGCGAAGCACGCGCTGTTCAACTTGGCGATGGTGCTCTGTGAGCCCGGTGACGAGGTCGTGATCCCTGCTCCGTACTGGGTGAGTTATCCCGAGCAGGTCCGGCTCTTCGGCGCCGAAGCGAAGATCGTCGAGACCTCGGTCGAGAACGGCTTCCGTGTCACGCCGGAGGCACTCGATGCGGCGATTGGGCCGAACACCAAGGCCGTCATCTTGTGTACACCTTCCAACCCCAGCGGCGCCGCCTACGACGCCAGCGAGCTTCGCGCTCTGGCGGCCGTCCTGGCGAAACACGACGTCTGGGTGATCGTCGACGAGATCTACGCCGATCTGACCTACGACGGCTTCGAGCACGTGTCGCTGGCCAAGCTGGCGCCGGAGTTGGCCGATCGCCTCATCGTCGTCGACGGTGTGAGCAAGACCTATGCGATGACCGGCTGGCGCATCGGCTGGGCCATCACGCCGCCGGCACTGGCCAAAGCGCTGCTCAAGGTCCAGGGCCAGTCGACCACCAATCCGACGGCCGTCGCGCAGGTGGCAGCCGAGGCTGCTCTGCTCGGGCCTCGGGAGCCGATGATCGCCATGGCGAAGGTCTTCGCCGAGCGTCGCCGGCGCATGGTCGAGGGCCTCAATCAGATCCCGGGCATCCGTTGTGACTGGCCCCGCGGCGCGTTCTACGCGTTCCCGGACGTGACAGGGCTGTACGGGATCCGCTGGGGAGACAAGAAGCTCGAAAGCGCCAGCGACGTCTCGCTGTGGCAACTCGACGTGTGTGGCATCGCGGCCGTCGCCGGGGAGCCCTTCGGAGCCCCTGGGCACGTGCGGTACTCGTACGCCGCCGCCGAGTCCGTGATCGACGAGGCGCTCTCCGTGCTCGCCGCGGCCGTGGCACGCGCGCAGCGGTGA
- a CDS encoding DUF1232 domain-containing protein has protein sequence MTELDSRCLEAFPTWLRTLGEDARELAILVENDAAPAELRRNAAVALNYLFKSLDLIPDGIEDLGFIDDAFVFRVAASRGQADGGHAIVARLAADTELISEFLADDFPRLEAYVASLGGAAARGRTVDDIFGDAAVRADFVREVKSWADGYSEPGFHRDAKNLVKLKSFLAAKLPK, from the coding sequence ATGACCGAGCTCGATAGCCGCTGTCTCGAAGCGTTCCCTACCTGGCTGCGCACCCTGGGCGAAGACGCCCGTGAGCTAGCGATCCTCGTCGAGAACGACGCCGCGCCAGCCGAGCTGCGCCGCAATGCTGCGGTCGCCCTGAACTACTTGTTCAAGTCGCTGGACCTCATCCCCGACGGTATCGAGGACCTGGGGTTCATCGACGATGCCTTCGTGTTCCGGGTCGCCGCCTCGCGGGGTCAGGCCGACGGGGGTCATGCGATCGTTGCCCGTCTTGCCGCCGACACCGAGCTGATCAGCGAGTTCTTGGCGGACGATTTCCCGCGCCTCGAGGCCTACGTCGCGAGCCTCGGTGGCGCTGCCGCCCGTGGCCGCACGGTCGATGACATCTTCGGCGACGCGGCGGTACGTGCCGACTTCGTTCGCGAGGTGAAGAGCTGGGCCGACGGATACTCCGAGCCGGGTTTTCACCGGGACGCGAAGAACCTGGTCAAGCTGAAGAGTTTCCTCGCCGCCAAGCTGCCGAAGTGA
- the cyoE gene encoding protoheme IX farnesyltransferase, translated as MMPAVEAATRTRDVRRTLVGLTELTKPGVTRMVLVTTAIGAILAPGPVVLSKLVIAVVATAAVVGAANALNMYLERDVDALMTRTRERPIPSGRIAPEVALWFGVTLALAGLVGLTFLVNALSGLLCAVAFLSYVLVYTPLKRVTPLALHIGAIPGAIPPLIGWASMTRSLSLPAFSVFAILLVWQIPHFLAIAMFRAKEYEGAGLLVYPSVRGIPAAKKAVVRYSILLLAVSLVPAWMGLGGAPYVVVASVLGLTQVVVAVRGFRAPDLQLWAKRLFLATLPYLLVVYGCLAFTAQ; from the coding sequence ATGATGCCGGCCGTGGAAGCAGCAACGAGAACCCGCGACGTCCGCCGTACGCTCGTCGGCCTCACCGAGCTGACCAAACCCGGCGTGACGCGCATGGTGCTGGTGACCACCGCCATCGGGGCGATCCTCGCGCCGGGTCCGGTCGTGCTCTCGAAGCTGGTGATCGCGGTCGTTGCCACCGCCGCGGTGGTCGGTGCTGCCAACGCGCTCAACATGTATCTCGAGCGGGACGTCGACGCGCTCATGACGCGCACCCGAGAGCGGCCGATTCCTTCGGGGCGGATCGCGCCCGAGGTGGCGCTCTGGTTCGGTGTGACGCTCGCGCTGGCCGGGCTCGTGGGGTTGACGTTCCTGGTCAACGCCCTCTCGGGACTTTTGTGCGCGGTGGCCTTCCTGAGCTACGTGCTCGTCTACACGCCGCTCAAGCGCGTGACGCCCCTGGCTCTACACATCGGAGCAATTCCAGGCGCGATTCCCCCGCTGATTGGCTGGGCGAGCATGACCCGCAGTCTGTCGCTGCCGGCCTTCTCGGTGTTCGCGATCTTGCTGGTCTGGCAGATCCCGCATTTCCTGGCCATCGCCATGTTTCGGGCGAAAGAGTACGAGGGAGCAGGGCTGCTCGTGTACCCGTCCGTGCGGGGCATTCCCGCCGCAAAGAAGGCGGTGGTGCGCTACTCCATCTTGCTGCTCGCCGTCAGCCTGGTTCCGGCGTGGATGGGACTCGGCGGTGCGCCGTACGTGGTCGTTGCCAGTGTGCTCGGCCTGACTCAGGTCGTGGTTGCAGTGCGCGGATTCCGGGCGCCCGATCTTCAGCTCTGGGCCAAACGGCTGTTCTTGGCGACGCTGCCCTATCTGCTCGTGGTCTACGGCTGCCTGGCATTCACCGCGCAATGA
- a CDS encoding serine/threonine protein kinase, producing the protein MLEFEDPNELIGAVLDGRWRLSRVLGQGGLAVVFEGVGVDGTARAAIKVLRAEFGENQDVVARFLNEVQASARVDHPGIARVYEAVRAADGTPYLVMELLEGEPLADRMNRGRVPVEQASAIVQNILRALSAAHAAGVIHRDLKPGNVFLVGDSNHGSDIRVLDFGISLVLDAAGGMHRKTRTGMLLGTPGYMSPEQIKDIKHTDARADLWSCGILFYELLTGVPAFEAENDFVRVTKVLTSEPTPIQTVAPQYAHWAPFFQRALARKPEARFQTAYDMAQAVESVARSGQMPASVVAAPDTRDAVAIPSGPLPPGGHYPSAPPPHHPSAPPPGHYGSRPPPAPGAGDAPAVGRRFGGDTAVSAGLPGATSGHAAPSVEVVSVPRRTIAVPLPLALLVAVMALMLGFAAGLVVGKW; encoded by the coding sequence ATGCTGGAGTTCGAAGACCCCAACGAGTTGATCGGTGCCGTCCTGGACGGCCGCTGGAGGCTCAGCCGGGTCCTCGGTCAGGGAGGCCTGGCCGTCGTGTTCGAGGGGGTGGGCGTCGACGGCACGGCGCGGGCCGCGATCAAGGTGCTGCGGGCCGAGTTCGGCGAAAATCAGGACGTCGTTGCGCGTTTTCTCAACGAGGTCCAGGCGAGCGCTCGTGTCGATCATCCCGGCATCGCGCGGGTGTACGAAGCCGTGCGAGCCGCGGACGGGACGCCGTACCTGGTGATGGAGCTGCTCGAGGGCGAACCGCTCGCCGATCGCATGAACCGCGGTCGGGTGCCGGTGGAGCAGGCCTCCGCCATCGTTCAGAACATCCTTCGTGCTCTGTCCGCTGCACACGCCGCGGGTGTGATCCACCGCGATCTCAAGCCCGGCAACGTGTTCTTGGTGGGCGATTCCAATCACGGCAGCGACATCAGGGTTCTCGACTTCGGTATCTCGCTCGTGCTCGATGCTGCTGGCGGAATGCACCGCAAGACCCGGACCGGGATGCTGCTCGGGACTCCCGGCTACATGAGTCCGGAGCAGATCAAGGACATCAAACACACGGACGCGAGGGCCGACCTCTGGTCGTGTGGGATCTTGTTCTACGAGCTCCTCACTGGGGTCCCGGCATTCGAGGCGGAGAACGACTTCGTTCGGGTGACCAAGGTGCTGACGAGTGAGCCGACGCCGATCCAGACCGTCGCGCCCCAGTACGCACACTGGGCACCGTTTTTTCAGCGCGCTCTGGCGCGGAAGCCGGAAGCGCGATTCCAGACCGCCTACGACATGGCGCAGGCGGTCGAGAGTGTGGCGCGCTCCGGGCAGATGCCGGCGTCGGTGGTCGCGGCGCCGGACACCCGTGACGCGGTCGCGATCCCGTCCGGTCCCTTGCCCCCCGGTGGGCACTACCCATCGGCTCCGCCGCCCCATCATCCATCGGCTCCGCCGCCCGGCCACTACGGCTCGAGGCCACCCCCCGCCCCGGGCGCCGGGGATGCACCGGCGGTAGGACGGCGGTTCGGCGGTGACACGGCGGTTTCGGCCGGACTCCCCGGGGCGACGTCGGGTCACGCGGCTCCGTCGGTCGAGGTGGTCAGCGTGCCACGGCGGACAATTGCGGTCCCACTCCCGCTCGCGCTGCTCGTCGCGGTCATGGCGCTGATGCTCGGCTTCGCCGCGGGCCTCGTGGTCGGCAAGTGGTGA
- a CDS encoding protein kinase encodes MAQAAPQRSASRGRGEDPAIGKVIAGRYRLEARIGEGGMGIVYRARHVLIDRVVAVKLIRPDLRGETHLRAWMLREARAANRVDHAHIIDIHDIGETDESELYLVMEYLIGIPLSTELARGPMPLTRGVDILEQMGAALARAHDLGVVHRDLKSDNILLTQRGGRKDFVKILDFGLAALAHDPRLAPKGAVFGTPEYMSPEQARGEQAGPQSDLYALGVLFYEMLVGQLPFRAADRDTLLEMQRTAPAPRPTAIKKDVNPVAEKIILKLLEKDNRKRYRDGHHLLEELKALQRSLPSTSWDKESAGEAPPQAAPPPPPPPTTTPVTEWGGRAGLFARMLARAFPSGNATPELTTSMATIWDVTAKANGLEGEIASHTRKLEALERRGRALRAEIGRKVEELAQEESRALRDAAAYGEEEEVARRELAAAQQLAKDKVAQADAAERAGQGNRAIYEGAGAARAMVEAKRQWLSTRETRRLGREGTARDLRRQIEDLRAQLARYAEALEEDLASGREKVAGRTREGIRIEQAFTDASKVLVEGLKDRPECRDLMTQLKSNDSAQQPPEQPWANVSARVSG; translated from the coding sequence ATGGCACAAGCAGCGCCGCAACGTTCGGCCTCCCGTGGACGAGGTGAGGATCCCGCGATTGGCAAGGTGATTGCGGGGCGCTACCGCCTCGAGGCGCGCATCGGCGAAGGTGGCATGGGCATCGTGTACCGGGCCCGGCACGTCCTCATCGACCGAGTCGTCGCTGTGAAGCTGATTCGGCCCGATCTGCGCGGCGAGACCCACCTTCGCGCATGGATGCTACGGGAAGCGCGCGCCGCCAACCGGGTCGACCACGCACACATCATCGACATCCACGACATCGGGGAGACCGACGAGAGCGAGCTCTACCTGGTCATGGAGTACCTGATCGGCATCCCGCTCTCGACCGAACTCGCGCGTGGTCCGATGCCGCTCACCCGCGGCGTGGACATCCTCGAGCAGATGGGCGCGGCCCTCGCTCGCGCGCACGACCTGGGCGTCGTGCACCGCGATCTCAAGAGCGACAACATCCTCTTGACCCAGCGGGGCGGCCGTAAAGATTTCGTGAAGATTCTGGATTTCGGCTTGGCGGCCCTCGCTCACGATCCGCGCTTGGCGCCCAAGGGCGCCGTATTCGGCACGCCGGAGTACATGTCGCCGGAGCAGGCCCGCGGCGAACAAGCCGGACCGCAGTCGGATCTCTACGCCCTCGGCGTGCTGTTCTACGAAATGCTCGTTGGCCAGCTCCCGTTCCGCGCAGCAGACCGCGACACCTTGCTGGAGATGCAGCGCACGGCACCGGCGCCACGCCCGACCGCCATCAAGAAGGACGTCAACCCGGTCGCCGAGAAGATCATTCTCAAGTTACTCGAGAAGGACAACCGCAAGCGTTATCGCGACGGCCATCACCTGCTCGAGGAGCTGAAAGCGCTGCAGCGCTCGCTGCCGAGCACCTCGTGGGACAAAGAGAGCGCGGGCGAGGCGCCGCCTCAGGCTGCGCCGCCGCCACCACCTCCGCCCACCACCACGCCGGTGACGGAGTGGGGCGGCCGCGCCGGACTGTTCGCTCGCATGCTCGCGCGCGCTTTCCCATCGGGCAACGCAACACCCGAGCTGACCACGTCCATGGCCACGATCTGGGATGTCACCGCCAAAGCCAATGGGCTGGAAGGCGAGATCGCCAGTCACACACGGAAACTCGAAGCGCTCGAGCGGCGTGGTCGTGCGCTGCGCGCGGAGATCGGCCGCAAGGTCGAGGAGCTGGCACAAGAAGAGAGCCGCGCTCTGCGTGACGCTGCGGCCTACGGCGAAGAAGAAGAGGTCGCTCGGCGAGAGCTGGCGGCAGCGCAACAGCTCGCCAAGGACAAGGTCGCTCAGGCGGACGCTGCCGAGCGCGCGGGTCAAGGCAATCGGGCCATCTACGAGGGCGCCGGAGCCGCACGCGCGATGGTCGAGGCAAAACGCCAGTGGTTGAGCACGCGCGAGACACGTCGCCTGGGACGCGAAGGAACGGCCCGGGACCTACGGCGTCAGATCGAGGACCTGCGCGCCCAGCTCGCCCGTTACGCCGAGGCGTTGGAAGAAGATCTGGCGAGCGGTCGTGAGAAGGTCGCGGGCCGCACGCGAGAAGGCATTCGCATCGAGCAGGCGTTCACCGATGCCAGCAAGGTCCTGGTCGAAGGCCTGAAGGACCGACCCGAGTGCCGCGACTTGATGACTCAGCTCAAGAGCAACGACTCGGCGCAGCAGCCCCCCGAACAGCCGTGGGCCAACGTCAGCGCTCGCGTGTCGGGCTGA
- the metG gene encoding methionine--tRNA ligase has product MSRRILVTAALPYANGHIHLGHLVEYIQTDIWVRFQRLRGHRAIYICADDTHGTAIMMRARQEGRTPEDVIADMSLAHQRDFAGFQVSFDHYGSTHSKANRELCHEIWAALRRAELVVEREVTQLFDAKEGTFLADRFVKGKCPRCGAPDQYGDACEKCNATYSAHELVDPVSTLSGTRPELRSANHLFVKIETLHDFLGEWTSAEGHLQPEIANYLAGHFLAEPLRDWDVSRPAPYFGFEIPDAPGNYWYVWFDAPIGYVASTREWCEKRGERFDDWWRSADTEIRHFIGKDITYFHTLFWPAMLKTAGLSLPARVHVHGFLTVNGEKMSKSKGTFVLASTYLEHLDPSYLRYFYAAKLGAGPADLDLNLDELVAKVNSDLVGKVVNLASRSARFVRESGLSPSYPADEGLFERGVAAGDEIAAAYEAADYARAMRAIMALADRANEYVDRIQPWNLKKDPEKAAELQAVCTIILNLYRQLVVYLTPVLPRLAEQTAELLGAPVRSWDDAKTPLVGSAVAEFKHLMQRVDPKKIEALVAASMDAEADVARGKASKVDPDDGAALEAEPLAAECSIDDFAKLDLRVARVVAAEQVPEAKKLLKLTLSLGGGTTRTVFAGIKAAYEPEKLVGRLVVMVANLAPRKMKFGVSEGMVVAAGPGDKDVFLLSPDPGAKPGQRVH; this is encoded by the coding sequence ATGAGCCGCCGCATCCTCGTCACGGCCGCGCTGCCCTACGCCAACGGCCACATTCACCTGGGGCACCTGGTCGAGTACATCCAGACCGACATCTGGGTGCGATTCCAGCGCCTGCGCGGGCACCGCGCCATCTACATCTGCGCTGACGACACCCACGGAACCGCCATCATGATGCGCGCGCGGCAGGAGGGGCGAACCCCCGAAGACGTCATCGCGGACATGAGCCTGGCGCACCAGCGCGACTTCGCCGGCTTCCAGGTCTCCTTCGACCACTACGGCAGCACCCACTCGAAAGCGAATCGCGAGCTCTGCCACGAGATCTGGGCAGCCCTCCGGCGCGCGGAGCTCGTCGTCGAGCGAGAAGTGACGCAGCTCTTCGACGCCAAAGAGGGGACTTTTCTCGCGGACCGCTTCGTGAAGGGCAAGTGCCCACGCTGCGGAGCGCCGGACCAATACGGGGACGCCTGCGAAAAGTGCAACGCGACCTACTCGGCGCACGAGCTGGTCGATCCGGTGAGCACGCTGTCCGGCACCCGCCCGGAGCTTCGGAGCGCCAACCACCTGTTCGTGAAGATCGAGACACTGCACGACTTCCTGGGCGAATGGACCTCGGCCGAGGGACACCTGCAGCCCGAGATCGCCAACTACCTGGCGGGACATTTTCTCGCGGAGCCGCTGCGCGACTGGGATGTGTCCCGACCCGCACCTTACTTCGGTTTCGAGATCCCCGACGCCCCCGGCAACTACTGGTACGTGTGGTTCGACGCACCCATTGGCTACGTGGCGTCCACCCGGGAGTGGTGTGAGAAGCGTGGGGAGCGCTTTGACGACTGGTGGCGCAGCGCTGACACCGAGATCCGCCACTTCATCGGCAAGGACATCACCTATTTCCACACGCTGTTCTGGCCGGCCATGCTGAAGACCGCGGGCCTGTCTCTGCCAGCGCGGGTCCACGTGCACGGATTCTTGACCGTCAACGGCGAGAAGATGAGCAAGTCCAAGGGCACCTTCGTGCTCGCGTCGACCTACCTCGAGCACCTGGACCCCTCCTACCTCCGCTACTTCTACGCGGCCAAGCTCGGCGCGGGGCCTGCCGATCTCGATTTGAACCTCGACGAGCTCGTGGCCAAGGTGAACTCGGATCTGGTGGGCAAGGTCGTCAACCTCGCCAGCCGCTCTGCGCGCTTCGTGCGGGAGTCGGGCCTCAGCCCGAGTTACCCGGCCGACGAAGGTTTGTTCGAGCGCGGCGTCGCGGCAGGTGACGAGATCGCGGCAGCCTACGAGGCGGCGGACTACGCGCGGGCCATGCGCGCCATCATGGCGCTCGCTGACCGCGCCAACGAGTACGTTGACCGCATCCAGCCCTGGAACCTGAAGAAGGACCCGGAGAAGGCGGCGGAGCTTCAGGCCGTGTGCACCATCATTCTCAACCTGTATCGCCAGCTGGTCGTCTACCTGACGCCGGTGCTGCCGCGGCTGGCGGAGCAGACGGCGGAGCTGCTCGGGGCGCCCGTTCGGTCGTGGGACGATGCCAAGACGCCGCTCGTCGGCAGCGCGGTCGCCGAGTTCAAACACCTGATGCAGCGCGTGGATCCCAAGAAGATCGAGGCCCTCGTCGCGGCCAGCATGGATGCCGAGGCGGACGTCGCACGCGGCAAGGCCTCGAAGGTCGACCCGGACGACGGCGCGGCGCTGGAAGCCGAGCCGCTGGCCGCCGAGTGCAGCATCGACGATTTCGCGAAGCTGGATCTGCGTGTTGCGCGGGTCGTTGCGGCCGAACAAGTACCCGAAGCAAAGAAGCTGCTGAAGCTGACGCTGAGCCTCGGTGGGGGAACGACGCGCACTGTCTTCGCCGGGATCAAGGCCGCCTATGAGCCGGAGAAACTGGTGGGCCGCCTGGTGGTGATGGTGGCGAATCTGGCCCCCCGCAAGATGAAGTTCGGGGTGAGCGAGGGCATGGTCGTAGCGGCTGGCCCTGGCGACAAGGACGTGTTCCTGCTCTCTCCCGACCCCGGCGCGAAGCCCGGACAACGCGTTCACTGA
- a CDS encoding thymidine phosphorylase, with protein MRKSPVELIIEKRDGGSHTPEEVRGLVADFVGGGVADYQMSAWLMAAFLRGLDDAETVALTEAMLHSGDVLRLPSVKRPKVDKHSTGGVGDKISICLAPLVAACGVAVPMISGRGLGHTGGTLDKLEAIPGYSVDIDQKKFERIVREVGVAMIGQTARLAPADKRIYALRDVTGTVESIPLIVASILSKKLAEGIDGLVLDVKVGRGAFMKDLASARALARALVRVGTRAGKRVVALLTDMNVPIGTTIGNALETREAIEILMGKGPADTRELTLALGAEMLLLGGVTKKPADARKRLERAIQDGSALDVLVRMVKAQGGDPRVVLDPSRLPRAKLKLEVPAPTTGFVVATDALELGLTAVALGAGRTRADQKVDPAVGIELCAKPGDRVEKGTPLALLHLANKKNAPALIERTARAFTLGRRAPTPRPLVLERIS; from the coding sequence ATGAGAAAAAGCCCGGTCGAGCTCATCATCGAAAAGCGGGACGGCGGCAGCCACACCCCCGAAGAAGTGCGGGGTCTGGTGGCAGATTTCGTCGGCGGCGGGGTCGCCGACTACCAGATGAGCGCCTGGCTGATGGCCGCCTTCTTGCGTGGACTCGACGACGCGGAGACCGTGGCATTGACCGAGGCCATGTTGCACTCCGGTGACGTGCTGCGCCTGCCGAGCGTGAAACGTCCGAAGGTCGACAAACACTCGACCGGAGGCGTCGGGGACAAGATCAGCATCTGTCTCGCGCCGCTGGTCGCCGCGTGCGGAGTCGCCGTCCCGATGATCTCGGGGCGCGGACTTGGGCATACCGGCGGAACGCTGGACAAACTCGAGGCCATCCCGGGCTACTCGGTCGACATCGATCAGAAGAAGTTCGAGCGCATCGTGCGTGAGGTCGGCGTGGCGATGATCGGGCAGACCGCACGTTTGGCGCCCGCGGACAAACGCATCTACGCCCTCCGGGACGTGACCGGCACGGTGGAAAGCATCCCGTTGATCGTGGCCAGCATCTTGTCGAAGAAGCTCGCCGAGGGCATCGACGGCCTGGTGCTCGATGTGAAGGTTGGACGCGGCGCGTTCATGAAGGACCTGGCCTCGGCCCGGGCGCTCGCGCGGGCACTGGTGCGGGTCGGCACCCGCGCCGGGAAGCGGGTTGTTGCACTCTTGACCGACATGAACGTGCCCATCGGCACCACCATCGGCAATGCGCTCGAGACCCGCGAGGCCATCGAGATCCTGATGGGCAAGGGTCCAGCCGACACCCGGGAGCTCACGCTGGCGCTGGGCGCGGAGATGCTGCTGCTGGGCGGCGTCACGAAAAAGCCCGCCGACGCCAGAAAACGCCTCGAGAGGGCGATCCAGGACGGCAGCGCCCTCGACGTGCTCGTGCGCATGGTCAAGGCGCAGGGCGGCGATCCCCGCGTGGTCCTCGATCCATCACGATTGCCGCGCGCCAAGCTGAAGCTCGAGGTGCCCGCCCCCACGACCGGCTTCGTGGTCGCGACGGACGCCCTCGAGCTAGGGCTCACGGCAGTGGCGTTGGGAGCGGGGCGTACCCGCGCCGATCAGAAGGTCGACCCCGCAGTGGGCATCGAGCTCTGCGCCAAGCCTGGAGACCGCGTCGAGAAGGGCACGCCGCTCGCGCTCTTGCATCTCGCAAACAAGAAGAACGCTCCAGCCTTGATCGAACGCACCGCCCGCGCCTTCACGCTCGGGAGAAGAGCCCCGACGCCGCGCCCTCTGGTGCTCGAACGAATTTCTTAG
- a CDS encoding SDR family NAD(P)-dependent oxidoreductase, with amino-acid sequence MGLLNGKVAIITGAGGGIGRATALLFAREGARVVVNDAGGARDGTGQSGTPARTVVDEIRAAGAEAVESGDSVATRAGAERIVATAVEHFGRLDVLINNAGILRDKTLLKMDDSMWDAVIAVHLTGTFLCTQAAASQMRAQGSTGSIVNTTSVSGMLGNFGQANYAAAKAGIYGLTRTASIELQRHGIRVNAVAPIAKTRMTEDLPMFEKVASMTPEHVAPAHLFLASELSQDISGAVLSVAGGKLSIYKVVESAGKFKDSDSGVWTAGEIAEHWDVISKV; translated from the coding sequence ATGGGCCTCTTGAACGGAAAAGTCGCCATCATCACCGGAGCCGGCGGCGGCATCGGCCGCGCCACGGCGCTCCTGTTCGCCCGCGAAGGCGCGCGAGTGGTGGTCAACGACGCCGGTGGCGCCCGGGATGGCACGGGTCAGAGCGGCACACCGGCCAGGACCGTGGTCGACGAAATTCGGGCCGCGGGCGCTGAGGCCGTCGAGAGCGGAGACAGCGTGGCAACCCGCGCGGGGGCCGAGCGCATCGTCGCGACTGCGGTCGAACACTTCGGTCGGCTCGACGTCTTGATCAACAACGCCGGCATCCTGCGAGACAAGACGCTGCTCAAGATGGACGATTCGATGTGGGATGCGGTGATCGCCGTCCACCTCACCGGCACGTTCCTGTGCACGCAGGCAGCCGCCAGCCAGATGCGCGCGCAGGGCTCGACCGGCAGCATCGTCAACACCACCAGCGTGTCCGGCATGCTGGGCAACTTCGGGCAAGCCAACTACGCCGCCGCCAAGGCCGGCATCTACGGCTTGACGAGGACCGCGTCGATCGAGCTCCAACGCCACGGGATCCGGGTCAATGCCGTGGCGCCGATCGCAAAGACGCGAATGACCGAGGACCTTCCGATGTTCGAGAAGGTCGCGAGCATGACGCCGGAGCACGTCGCTCCCGCGCATTTGTTCCTGGCCAGCGAGCTCTCGCAGGACATTTCCGGCGCTGTCCTGTCCGTCGCGGGCGGCAAGCTCAGCATCTACAAGGTCGTCGAGAGCGCCGGAAAGTTCAAAGACTCCGACAGCGGCGTGTGGACCGCCGGCGAGATCGCCGAGCACTGGGACGTGATCTCGAAGGTTTAG